Part of the Arachis hypogaea cultivar Tifrunner chromosome 6, arahy.Tifrunner.gnm2.J5K5, whole genome shotgun sequence genome, ggagcaccaagaacattccatcctcctccatgaaattagagaagatcaaagaatcatgagagaggagcaataaagacaaggaagagacattgaggagctcaagcactccataggatcttcaagaggaagaacaagccgccatcactaaggtggacccgttctttaatttccttgttctttatttttctgttttttgaaaattatgcttatgtttagctatgtttgtgtcttgtgatcattagtgtcttagtgtctatgccttaaagttatgaatgtcctatgaatccgtcacctttcttaaatgataaatgttcttaattaaaaaagagaagaattgcatgaattttgaattttataacagtttaattattttgatgtggtggcaatacttttgttttctgaatgtatgcttaaacagtgcatatgtcttttgaatttgtggttcatgaatgttggctcttgaaagaatgatgaaaaaggagacatgttactgaggatctgaaaaaaatcataaaaatgattcttgaagcaagaaaaagcagtgaatacaaaaaaaatttcgaaaaaaaaagagaaagaaaaagaaagagaaaaagaaagaaaaagaaagaaataaagttgtgatccaaggcaaaaagagtgtgcttaagaaccctggacacctctaattggggaccctagcaaagctgagtcacaatctgaaaaggttcactcaattatgtgtctgtggcatgtatgtatccggtggtaatactggaagacagagtgctttgggccacggccaagactcaataagtagttgtgttcaagaatcatcatacttaactaagagaatcaatgacactatctggattctgagttcctatagaagccaatcattctgaatttcaaaggatagagtgagatgccaaaactgttcagaggcaaaaagctaaaagccccgctcatctaattaatactgatcttcatagatgtttttggaattcattgcatattctcttctttttatcttatttgatttttagttgcttgaggacaagcaacaatttaagtttggtgttgtgatgagcggataatttgtacgctttttggcactgtttttagtatgtttttagtatgatctagttaggctttagtatatttttattagtttttagttaaaattcacttttctggactttactatgagtttgtgtgtttttctgtgatttcaggtattttctggctgaaattgagggacctaagcaaaaatctgattcagaggctgaaaaggactgcagatgctgttggattctgacctccctgcactcgaagtaaattttctggagctacagaagcccaattggcgcgctctcaacggcgttggaaagtagacatcccgggctttccagcaatatatgatagtccatactttgcccaagatttgatggcccaaaccggcgttcaaagtcaccctcagaattcccagcgttaaacaccggaactggcacaaggatgggagttaaacgcccaaactggcataaaagcaggcgtttaactccaagaagagtctctacacgaaaatgcatcaatgctcagcccaagcacacaccaagtgggcccggaagtggatttttatgtcattcactcatctctgtaaaccctaggctactagttctctatatataggaccttttactattgtatttcaatcttcggatctttggaacctttttctttagatcttttgatcattgggaggctggcctcacggctatgcctagaccttgttcttatgtattttcaacggtggagtttctacacaccatagattaaggtgtggagctctgctgtacctcgagtattaatgcaattactattgttcttctattcaattccgcttgttcttgttctaagatatcacttgttcttcaacttgatgaatgtgatgatccgtgacactcatcatcattctcacctatgaacgtgtgcctgacaaccacctccgttctaccttagattgggtggatatctcttggattctttaaccggaatcttcgtggcataagctagaactgatggcggcattcaagagaatccggaaggtctaaaccttgtctgtggtattctgagtaggattcaatgattgaatgactgtgacgagcttcaaactcctgaaggcggggcgttagtgacagacgcaaaagaatcactggattctattccggcctgattgagaaccgacagatggatagccgtgccgtgacagggtgcgttgaacatttccactgagaggatgggaggtagccactgacaacggtgaaacccttgcatacagcttgccatggaaaggagtaagaaggattagatgaagacactaggaaagcagagagacggaagggacacaacaccttcatacgcttatctgaaattcccaccaatgaattgcataagtatctctatccttatctttatgttttattcgtatatcaccatacccatttgagtttgcctgactaagatttacaaggtgaccatagcttgcttcataccaacaatctctgtgggatcgacccttactcgcgtaaggtttattacttggacgacgcagtacacttgctggttagttgtgcgaagttgtagtgatcacaatttcgtccaccagtagcCTCCCACAGTTTATGAAGGCAGCAAAATGTACATAAAACGTTGTGACCAACAATGGTTTATGAAGGAGTTCGTATGGCCATAAACCTTGGTTAGTTGCAACGGTTTATGAGGAGTGAAATTCTATATATGTGTGTGAGAGATTCAAGCTGCATAAGAGATCATTGTCACAATGGCAAGTGAGGAAGAGAGTTTTCTTGCCTTAGTGCATTGCTTTGGGAAAATCCAAAAAAGCAAAAGATATGGTGTAAAGTTCACTGACAGAGAACCACTAAGTGTTTTCATCAGTTCATCAAGCACTTTGTCAGATTTGAAGAACAACATCTTGCAGAAGGTTGGGGTGTTTGGTAGtaagtgggtgaagaagctattctacaagattcccatCGCAGTTGTCTCGACCGGTGTTAAGTATGATACCTTTGTGCTAGCGGCTGATGAAGATATTAGGGTTCTGTTCCATTGTGTTAGGAGTTTTCTAGAGGTCAGAATACACGAGTTGTTCGCGAAGTTGGAGGTTGGTGTCGATAGTTCTGGAGCATTAGCTCCAATTCATAACTCGACTGCCGTGGGCGGTGCGTCTAGTTTGATGCCTGCGGTGAGATCATCCGTTCCGCTGGTAGCATCCCCTTCATTCGCGGTTGATTTAGATCGAACGGAGGTTGTTGGTTCTGTACCTTTGGAGAATGCAGGGGTCTTTGAGCAGGCGTATGAGGTGGGCACCGATGGTGGCTTGCTACCTGATATGCAAAGCTTTGGAGAACTTGATCGAGTAGAGAATGCAATGTGTGATGATGACTCTGACCAGGAGCATGTAGATATCATTGGGGACAGCGATGATGACACAGGTGCCAATCCACATACACAGCATGGGCTTTCAAGTTCTGGCACTCAACAGTACCTTCCACACTTCTCCATACTAAACTTGGAGGCTCTGGGTCCACAGGCGGACGGTGGTCCTACAGTTGGGGGCTCTTCTACAGAATTTCAGATTGGGCAATCATTTCAGAATAAAGATGAGGCTGTGCTGAGTGTGAAGGACTATAGCATCCGCCGAGGTGTTGAGTACAAAGTCATCGAATCATATCATCTTAAGTATCATAGAAAATGCAAGGAGTTCGGCAAGGGTTGTACTTGGTTGATTCGCGTAGCGCTGCGTGCACGAAAAGGCACTTGGgaggttaggaggtacaacggGCCACTCACTTACTTGGCaacctctatttccagtgatcaccGTCAGCTGGATTACCACGTTATCTGTGCGAGGATTCTTCCGTTGGTTAGGGAAGATGCTACGGTCATGGTAAAGGTATTGTAACAAGCTACAGAAGCCGATTACGATTTCAGGCCTAGTTACAGGAAGGTTTGGATAGTGAAGCAGAAGGCAGTGGCACAAATATATGGAGATTGGGAAGAGTCGTATGCGGAGTTACCACGTTGGATGCTAGGGGTACAGTCAACCATGCCTGGGACAGTTTTTGTGTTGAAGACCTCTCCTGTTCGCATTGGGGGTGAGGTTGATGAGTCCACGGTGTATTTTCATCGACTTTTCTAGATATTTCCACCCTGTATCGAGGCATTCCGGCATTCCAAGCCCCTCTTGAGTATTGATGGTACCCACttgtatggcaagtatggaggGACGCTGCTACTGGCGATAGCGCAGGATGGGAACTCCAACATCCTCCCGATAGCCTTCGCCCTTGTGGAGGGAGAAAACGCAGAGTCATGGTCATTCTTCTTGTCCAACCTACGAGCGCATGTGACGCCACGGGAGGGTATCCTTGTTATCTCTGACAGACATAATGGCATCAAGGCAGCACTTGAGGCCCCTAAGACTGGATGGCTGCCTCCACGTGCTTTTTGAGCGTACTGTATTCGTCATGCGGCTGCGAATTTTGCCCTTACCTTCCAAGGTAAGGATGTAAGGAGGATGTTGGTGAATGCTACCTACGCAAAAACTGAAGCAGAGTTTTATTACTGGTTTGACATCATGCGGACTGAGAATCCGGCAATGTGTGACTGGGCCAACCGAATGGAATACGAGAAATAGACCCAACACGAGGATAGTGGTAGACGGTTTGGGCACATGACAACCAACATTAGTGAATGTGTGAACTCTGTGTTAAAGGGAACTCGCAACCTCCCGGTCACATCGTTGGTTAAGTCAACTTACGGGAGGCTTGCTGAGCTATTTGTGGTCCGCGGACAGACAGCAGAGGCACAACTCGGATCTGGGCATGAATTTTGTCAGGCATTGGTCAAGGCTATTGATCAGAACATAAGAGACTCAAGGTTCTTCACCGTGATGTTATACGACAGGCACCAATCGGAGTACACCGTGGCCGAGACAACACCGACCAGGAACTTCTCGCTGGGTAGCTACAGAGTTTCCCTTAAGGATCACACCTGCGACTGTGGCCACTTTCAGGCGCTCCATTATCCTTGTTGCCACGCCATTGCATGTTGCGTCTACTCGCGCCTTAATTGGGCGTCATATGTTCACGAGGTGTATCGTATGAGTGAAGTGTTCAACGTTTACAAGCAGGGTTTTGTTTCGCCTATCCCAGAAGGCCTATGGCCCCCGTATGCTGGGCCAACTATCATTCCTGATCCTAACATGAGACGTGCAAAGGAAGGTCGTCCGAAGGCAACCAGGATTTGTGGTAGTATGGATCAGTCTGTGGAGAACCGGCCGAAGCGCTGTGGGCTATGCTGTCAGCCTGGCCATACGTGGAGGAACTGTGACCAGCGAAGACATGCTGCTGGAGGGGATGCTTAGATCTCATTACGTTTATTGGGTCGTCGTTGTTGTTTAAGTTGTATTAGGCACTCTTAATTTGAGTAATGTAAGGTTGGTTAAGTCAATGAATGTCGACATGTTTGTTTAGTGTACTAAATTCATCTGAATAAGTCCGTttattttatatgtttaattgaatcacttttatatgtttgtttatgtATTTATACTACCTAACATGTAAACCGTGGGAAGCTAGGGGGATTTACGTTCAAGACAttctcttcataaaccgtgggaagTTAGGGGGTTTATGTTCAAAGCAtcttcttcataaaccgtgggaggCTACCACGGTTTATGCCTAGCTTTTTTCCCTTCCTAATCCGTTTCAATCCGCCACGGTTTACGTAGAAATTAGAAACCGTGGTTGGCAACCACGGTTTACATAATAGTAGAAATGCACATGCACGTAACAAGATTCTATTTTGTGTATTTAGGTAAAGGATTCactcaatttatttaattagataGATTGCCCATGTATTTATGTCTTTGATAAAATACATCCAACATTCATTGTTTAGTAAGAtacaaattttagaaaaatacatTAACATATTAcggtatataaaaaatatttatttaatatgttgtcaaagatatatatattagaccatttttattatatctaatatatgtttccatgtcttgcatgggataatacataaaattaaataaaaagtttttattaaaatttaaatgaaaaatatttataataataattattataaatattttataatttaaaaatattaaaaataattaatatttgttttaattaatttggaTTGATTGAATGGTCATCTTATTTATCCgtttaag contains:
- the LOC114927818 gene encoding uncharacterized protein — its product is MTTNISECVNSVLKGTRNLPVTSLVKSTYGRLAELFVVRGQTAEAQLGSGHEFCQALVKAIDQNIRDSRFFTVMLYDRHQSEYTVAETTPTRNFSLGSYRVSLKDHTCDCGHFQALHYPCCHAIACCVYSRLNWASYVHEVYRMSEVFNVYKQGFVSPIPEGLWPPYAGPTIIPDPNMRRAKEGRPKATRICGSMDQSVENRPKRCGLCCQPGHTWRNCDQRRHAAGGDA